The region CTGGCCGCCGCCGAGGCGATCATGACGACCGACACCCGGCCGAAGACGACCATCGTGTCCGGCACCGGCTGGACCGTCGGCGGGATGGCCAAGGGCGCCGGCATGCTGGCCCCGGCGATGGCGACCATGCTCTGCGTGCTCACCACCGACGCGGTCGCCGGCTCGGAGGCGCTCGACACGGCGCTGCGGGCGGCCTGCCGGGTCACCTTCGACCGGGTCGACTCCGACGGCTGCATGTCGACCAACGACACGGTGTTGCTGCTGGCCAGCGGCGCGTCCGGGATCGAGCCGACCCAGGCCGAGCTGACCGCGGCGGTGACCTCCGCCTGCCACGACCTGGCCCAGCAACTCGTCGCCGACGCGGAGGGTGCCACCAAGCAGATCGCGATCGACGTGACCGAGGCGGCGAGCGAGGACGACGCGGTCGAGGTGGGCCGATCGGTGGCCCGGAACAACCTGGTCAAGACCGCGCTGTTCGGCAACGACCCCAACTGGGGACGCATCCTGGCCGCCGTCGGTACCACCGGCGCGACCTTCGAGCCCGACAGGATCGACGTGGCGGTCAACGGGATCTGGGTGTGCCGTTCCGGCGCCGCCGCCGAGGACCGGGCCAAGGTCGACCTCGCCGCCCGTGACGTGACCATCCAGGTCCGGCTGAACGCCGGCGCCGAGGCCGCCACGATCTGGACCAACGACCTCTCGCACGCCTACGTGCACGAGAACTCGGCGTACTCGTCATGACGGCGCACACCTCGGCCGGCAACGGCGGCTCGCCGGCCGGCAGCACGCTCTCCCGTGACCTGAGCCAGGCACAGCTCAAGGCCGCCACCCTGATCGAGGCGCTGCCGTGGCTGGCCCGCTTCTCCGGCGCCACCGTCGTGATCAAGTACGGCGGCAACGCGATGATCGACCCGGAGTTGCAGCGGGCATTCGCCGCCGACATGGTATTCCTGCGGTACGCCGGACTACGCCCGGTCGTGGTGCACGGCGGTGGCCCGCAGATCTCGGCGATGCTGAGCCGGCTCGGCATCGTCAGCGAGTTCAAGGGCGGGCTGCGGGTCACCACCCCCGAGGCGATGGACGTCGTCCGGATGGTGCTGGTCGGCCAGGTCGGGCGGGAACTGGTCGGGCTGATCAACGAGCACGGCCCGTACGCGGTCGGCCTCTCCGGCGAGGACGCCCGGCTGTTCACCGCGGTGCGCCGCCCGGCGTACGTCAACGGCGAGGCGGTCGACATCGGCCAGGTGGGTGACGTCGACGCGGTCAACGTCGACGCGCTGACCGACATCCTCGCCGCCGGCCGGATCCCGGTCATCTCGACCGTGGCGCCCGACGTCGACGGCGTGCTGCACAACCTCAACGCCGACACGGCGGCCGCCGCACTCGCGGTCGCCCTGGAGGCGCGCAAGCTGGTCGTCCTCACCGACGTTCCGGGGCTCTACGCGAACTGGCCGGACACCTCCAGCCTCATCTCCGCGCTCACCGCCGACGAGCTGGCCGAACTGCTGCCCAGCCTGGAGTCCGGCATGGTGCCGAAGATGGAGGCGTGCCTGCGCGCGGTGCGCGGCGGCGTACCGGCGGCACATGTGGTCGACGGCCGGGTCGCGCACTCGACCCTGCTGGAAGTCTTCACCTCGGAAGGATTCGGAACCATGGTGAGCTCGTCATGACGTCGCTGGTCGACCGCTGGTCGCAGGCCATGATGGACAACTACGGCACCCCGTCGCTGGCACTGGTCCGAGGCAACGGGGCGGTGGTGGTCGACGAGGCCGGCCGTGAGTACATCGACCTGCTCGGTGGGATCGCCGTCAACGCCCTCGGCCACGCCCACCCGGCGGTGGTCGCCGCGGTGTCGAAGCAGGTCGCCACGCTCGGCCACGTCTCCAACCTGTTCGTCGCCGAACCGCCGGTGGCCCTCGCCGAGCTGCTGCTCGCCCTCGCCGGCCGGCAGGGTCGGGTCTACTTCGCCAACTCCGGCGCCGAGGCGAACGAGGCCGTCTTCAAGCTCTCCCGCCGGACCGGCCGTACCCACGTGGTCTCCACCATCGGCGGCTTCCACGGCCGGACCATGGGCGCGCTCGCACTGACCGGGCAGCCGACCAAGGCCGACCCGTTCCGACCCCTGCCCGGCGACGTCACCCACGTCCCGTACGGCGACGTGGCCGCGCTTGAGGCCGCCGTCACCGACGACACCGCCATGGTGATCCTCGAACCGATCCAGGGCGAGAGCGGCGTGGTCGTCCCGCCGGCCGGTTACCTGACCGCGGCCCGGCGGATCACCTCGGCACACGGCACCCTGCTCGTGCTCGACGAGGTGCAGACCGGCATCGGACGGACCGGACACTGGTTCGCCCACCAGGCCGAGGGCGTCGAGCCGGACGTCGTCACCCTGGCCAAGGGGCTCGGCGGCGGGCTGCCGATCGGCGCCTGCCTGGCCTTCGGCCCGGCCGCCGAGCTGCTCGGCCCCGGCACCCACGCCAGCACCTTCGGCGGCAACCCGATCAGCTGTGCCGCCGCCCTCGCGGTCGTCTCGACCATCGCCAACGAAGGGCTGCTGGACCACGTCAAGCGGACCGGCGAACGGATCCGGCGCGGGGTCGAGGCCCTCGGCCACCCGCTGGTGGCGGAGGTACGCGGCGCCGGCCTGCTGCTCGGCCTGGTGCTGAACGCCCCGGCCGCCCCGGCGCTGGCCGGGCTGCTGCGCGACGCCGGGTTCCTCACCAACCCGGTGCAGCCGGGCGTGGTCCGGCTCGCGCCGCCGCTGATCCTGACCGCCGAGCAGGTTGACGCGTTCCTCGCCGCCCTGCCGGCCGCCCTCGACGCCGCCGCCCCGGCACCGACCGAGGCATCGGGCGTACCGGCGGTGACGTCGTGATCCGTCACTTCCAGCGGGACGACGACCTCACCCCCGCCGAACAGTCCGAGGTGCTCGACCTGGCCGGGCGGTTGAAGGCCGACCGGTTCGGCGCCCGACCGCTCGCCGGTCCGCGCGCCGTCGCCGTGCTGTTCGACAAGCCGAGCCTGCGGACCCGGATCTCCTTCGACGTGGGCATCGCCGAACTCGGCGGCCACCCGATCATCGTGGACACCCAGGCCACCCACTTCGGCCGGGGCGAGACACTCGCCGACGCCGGCCAGGTGCTCTCCCGCTACGTCAGCGCGATCGTGCTGCGTACCCACGGCGACGCCCGGCTGGCCGAGCTCGCCGCCGGAGCGACCGTGCCGGTGGTCAACGCGCTCACCGACGGCTTCCACCCCTGCCAGCTCCTGGCCGACCTGCTCACCATCCGGGAGCGGTGCGGTGGCACGGCCGGCCGGACCCTGGCCTACGTCGGCGACGCGGCGAACAACATGTCCCACTCCTACCTGCTCGCCGGTGCCACCGCCGGCATGCACGTACGGGTGGCCGGCCCGCCCGGCTACGACCCCTCCTCCGCGGTGGTGAGCCGGGCCGCCGAGATCGCGGCCTGGACCGGCGGTTCGGTACAGGTGCTGCGCGACCCGCGCGAAGCGGTCGACGGCGCACACGTCGTCGCGACCGACACCTGGACCTCGATGGGGCAGGAGGGCGACGGTCGGGACCGGCTCACCCCGTTCTGGCCCTACCAGGTCAACAAGGCACTGCTCGGCGCGGCCGCGCCGGAGGCGATCGTGCTGCACTGCCTTCCGGCCCACCGCGGCGAGGAGATTACCGACGAGGTGCTCGACGGTACCCAGAGCGCGGTCTTCGACCAGGCCGAGAACCGGCTGCACGCGCAGAAGGCCCTGCTCACCTGGCTGGTGGGCGTGACGACGGCAGCGGCCGGCACCGAGCCGACGGCACCGGCCGCGTCAGCCACCGCGAGCGCCGGGGCGATGGCATCATGACCAGCCCACTCACCCGGACCGCCCGGCACGCCCGGATCGTGGAACTGATCCGCGAGCAGCCGATTCGCTCACAGACCGAGCTGGCCGAACTGCTCGCCGGTGACGGGGTGCAGGTCACCCAGGCCACCCTCTCCCGCGACCTGGACGAGCTGGGCGCGGTCAAGGTGCGCGGTGGGGACGGCCCGGCCGTCTACCTGATCCCGGAGGACGGCAAGCGGCCGCTGCGCGACGCCGAGCAAGCCCCCGCGCGCCTGGTCCGGCTGCTGCGCGAGTTGCTCACCGGCGTCGACTCCAGCGGCAACATCACCGTGCTGCGTACCCCGCCGGGCGCGGCGCAGTACCTCGCCAGCGCACTGGACCGGGCGGGGCTGCCCGAGGTGGTCGGCACCATCGCCGGCGACGACACCATCCTCGTCGTGGCGCGTGAGGCCACCGGCGGCGCGGCGCTGGGGGAACAGCTTTCCGGGTGGGCCGCGAGCCACCCCGGTCTACCGATCGTCGACCAGAACCGACCGGGACTCGGCGGCCAGCCGACGTGGGTCGTGGATTCACCAATGTTGAAAGGAGCAGCACACCATGACTGAGCGCGTGGTTTTGGCGTACTCGGGGGGCCTTGACACCTCGGTTGCCATCCCGTATTTGGCCGAGCAGACCGGCGCCGAGGTGATCGCGGTGGCGATCGACGTGGGCCAGGGCGGCGAGGACATGAACGCCATCCGCCAGCGGGCCCTGGACTGCGGTGCGGTCGAGTCGGAGGTGGTTGACGGCCGCGAGGAGTTCGCCGCCGACTTCTGCCTGCCGGCACTGCGCGCGAACGCGCTCTACATGGACCGCTACCCGCTGGTCTCGGCGCTCTCCCGGCCGCTGATCGTCCGGCACCTGGTCGAGGCGGCCAAGAAGTACGGCGGCACCATCGTTTCGCACGGCTGCACCGGCAAGGGCAACGACCAGGTTCGCTTCGAGGTCGGTATCGGTGCCCTCGCCCCCGACCTGAAGGTCCTCGCGCCCGCCCGGGACTTCGCCTGGACCCGGGACAAGGCGATCGCGTACGCCGAGGAGAAGGGGCTGCCGATCGACGTCACGCACAAGTCGCCGTACTCGATCGACCAGAACCTGTGGGGGCGCGCGGTCGAGACCGGGTTCCTGGAGGACATCTGGAACGCGCCGATCGAGGACGTCTACTCCTACACCGCCAACCCGGCCGAGGCCCGTGACCCGGACGAGGTCGTGATCACCTTCGAGGCCGGTGTGCCGGTGGCGATCGACGGCGAGACGGTCACCCCGTACCAGGCGATCGTGGAGCTGAACCGGCGCGCGGGTGCGCAGGGCATCGGCCGGCTGGACATTGTCGAGGACCGGCTCGTCGGCATCAAGAGCCGCGAGGTGTACGAGGCGCCGGGGGCCATCGCGCTGATCGTGGCCCACCAGGAGCTGGAGAACGTCACCGTCGAGCGGGACGTGGCCCGGTTCAAGAAGAGCGTCGACCAGCGCTGGGCCGAACTGGTCTACGACGGCCTCTGGTTCTCCCCGCTGAAGCGGGCGCTGGACGCGTTCATCGACGACACCCAGCGGTACGTCTCCGGCGAGGTGCGGCTCACCCTGCACGGCGGTCGCGCGGTTGTCACCGGCCGGCGTTCCGAGGCCAGCCTCTACGACTTCGGCATGGCCACCTACGACACCGGCGACACCTTCGACCAGTCGCTCGCCAAGGGTTTTGTGCAGCTCTGGGGCCTGCCCAGCCGGCTCGCCACGGCCCGGGACGCCCGGTTGGGTGGCTCTGCACAGTGACGTTCAGAATAGCGGGCGTGGACGACAAGAGCCTGACCGAGAACAGCGCCGGCACCAACCGCACGAGCCTGTGGGGCGGCCGGTTCGCCGGTGGCCCCGCCGAGGCCCTGGCGCGACTCTCGGTCAGCGTCCAGTTCGACTGGCGCCTCGCCCCGTACGACCTGGCCGGCTCCCGGGCCCACGCCCGGGTGCTGGCCGGGGCGGGTCTGCTCGACCCCGACGAACTCGGGCAGATTCTCGCCGCCCTGGACGACCTGGAGGCCGCCTGCGCCTCCGGGGCGTTCCGGCCCACAGTGGACGACGAGGACGTGCACACCGCCCTGGAACGGGGCCTGCTGGAGCGGCTCGGCAGCCTCGGCGGCAAACTGCGGGCAGGCAGGTCCCGCAACGACCAGGTCGCCACCGACCTGCGGCTCTACCTGCGCGATCACGCCCGTGGGGTGGCGGCCCGGCTGGTCGAGCTGGCCGATGCCCTGACCGAGCAGGCCGGACGGCACCTGGACACCCCGGCACCCGGGATGACCCACGTGCAGCACGCGCAGCCGGTCGCCTTCGGGCACTGGCTGCTGGCACACGTCCAGCCGCTGCTGCGCGACCTCGAACGGCTGCGCGACTGGGACCACCGCACCGCGATCAGTCCGCTCGGTGCCGGCGCCCTGGCCGGCTCCGGTCTGCCGCTGGACCCGGCGGCGGTGGCCAAGGAACTGGGCTTCCGGTCCTCGTTCGCGAACTCGATGGACGCCGTCGCCGACCGCGACTTCGTCGCCGAGTTCCTCTTCATCACGGCGATGGTCGGCGTGCACCTGTCCCGCCTCGGCGAGGAGGTCGTGCTCTGGACCTCCCAGGAGTTCGGCTGGGTGGAGCTGGATGACTCCTTCGCCACCGGTTCGTCGATCATGCCGCAGAAGAAGAACGCGGACATCGCCGAACTGGCCCGGGGCAAGTCGGGCCGGCTGGTCGGCGGCCTGGTGGCGGTGCTGACCATGCTCAAGGGTCTGCCGCTGACATACGACCGGGACATGCAGGAGGACAAGGAGCCGGCGTTCGACGCGGTCGACACGCTGCAACTCCTGCTGCCGGCCCTCGCCGGCATGATCTCCACCATGACGGTCCGGGTCGATCGGCTCGCCGCCGCCGCCCCGGTCGGCTACTCGCTCGCCACCGAGGTCGCGGACTGGCTGGTCCGTCGGGGCGTGCCGTTCCGCGACGCGCACGAGGTGACCGGACGCCTGGTCGCCCTCTGCGTGGCCCGGGACTGCGCCCTGGACGAGGTGTCCGACTCCGACCTCGCCCTGGTCAGCGAGCACCTTGACCCCGAGGTCCGCAGTGTGCTGTCGGTCCGGTCGGCGCTGGCCGCCCGAACCACACCCGGCTCCACCGGTCCGGGTCCGGTCGCCGATCAACTCGCCGCCGTCGTCGAGCAGCTTGACGGCTGGCGGGTATGGGCGATCGAGCAGGTCGTCCCGCGCTGAGCGGCCGGTGCCTGCCGCAGGCGTCACCACCCGGCCGGGCTCCTCTCGCCGCTATGACGGCGGATCGATGCCCGGCCGGGGCAGGGCCGAGACGCGTACGAGCGCGTCCAGTTGCCCGAGTGGGGTGCCGTCGCGGGCGAGTTGCTGTCCGCTGACCCAGATCCAGTCGTCGTCGTAGTAGCTGGACAGGTCGTCGCGTACCGACTCGACGCGGAGGAACAGGGTGAAGCCGCCGTAGCGCCAGTCTTCCTTGGCCAGCTGCAACACGGTGCCGGCCGGTACACGCGGGGGTGACGGGGTGGCGTCCATCAGAACCGCCGCGCCGCGGCGTTGCGTCGTACGCCCAACGTCGAACAGGCGGGGCAGCACAGGCTGCTGCCGCAGGCGGCGCACCAGCGCCGGGAAGCCCGATATGCGTACAGGCCGGCGATGAAGCCCACCGTCATGCCGCTGATCGCTGTCACGGTGACGAGCACGACAAGTCCTCCGTCCATCGACCGGTCGCGGCGGCGCGGGGGCGCCGCCCGGGGTATTGGCGACAGAAGGTAACAATGGTGGCACCAGCGTGTGAGCTGCAAGACTTCGTCGCTTGTTGCCGAGCGAGTGAGTCATTCGCGCGGTGAATCATCTCCATTCGCTCACGTCACACCCTGTCAGTAACGAAGCACCCGCGCCGAAGAAGCGGCAACGAAACCGCCGGAACGAAACAGCCGCAACGGCGGAGCGGGAAGCGGGGGCGGTGGGAAAACCGGACCTCGGCTGTGCTGTGCTGATCGAATGGTTGACGACGCGCGTACCGACCTGGCGGCGTTGCTGGCCGGGCCCCTGGTGCCCGCGGCGCGCGGCCTGCTGAACTGCACCCTCTCCGCCGGCGGCGTCACGGTCCGGCTCACCGAGGTCGAGGCGTACGCCGGGACGGGCGGGGACGCCGCCTCGCACGCGCACCGAGGTCGTACGCCCCGCAACTCGGTGATGTTTGGTCCCGCCGGGTACGCCTACGTCTACTTCACCTACGGCATGTACTGGTGCATGAACGTGGTGACCGGTACGGAGGGCGAGGCGTCGGCCGTACTCCTTCGGGCGGGAGAGGTGGTCGACGGCCTCGACCTGGCGCGGAGCCGGCGAACCGCCGTACGCCGGGATTTGGACCTTGCCCGTGGGCCGGCCCGGCTCTGTGCGGCGCTCGGGGTGGACCGCGCGGCCTACGGGTTGTTCCTGCTCGGCGACGGTCCGGTACGCCTGGCGCCGCCCACCGAACCGGTTCCGGCCGCCGCGATCGTGGCCGGGCCACGGGTCGGGGTGACCGGCGCGCACGACCTGCCGTGGCGGTTCTGGCTGTCCGGCGACCCGACGGTGAGCAGTTACCGCCGGCACGTGCCCCGCAACCCCTGATTCGGTCTCGTCCCCAAACCGTCACTCAAGCTCACCTGTCACGACCCGGTCCCGAGGTGGCCGGTATCGATCATGCCTACGAATCGGTGGCGATCACCTTTCCGGGCGGTCGGATCGCCGAGTGTCTGGCCGGCGAGCCGGATCCGGACGGGCCGACCGTGGCCGGTGACCGGGCCGCCGACGTGTCGTTCGTGCTCGACCGACTGATCGGCTCGAATTCGGCCTGGTGGGGTGGTCGACTGATCGACCGGTCCCGGATCGCGGTGGCGGGGCATTCCGTGGGCGGTGCCGCCGCCGTCCGGTCGATGCTGGTCGACCGGCGGATCCGGGCCGGGGTCAACCTGGACGGAGCCTTCCAGTCAACTCTCGACCGGGACCTGGATCGACCGTTTCTGATCATCGGTGCCCGGTGCCCGGTGCCCGGTGCCTGGTGCCTGGTGGCGCGGGCGGCTGCTGATCAACCCGGACTGGACCGCGAGCTGGCCCCGGTTCACCGCTTGGAAGCGCTGGCTGAGCGTGGACGGCACGTCACACCGCCGGTGGTGTGACGGTGACGAACGGATCGCCGCGCTGCTGGCAGGAAACGCCCCGACGGCCGCCGGTGGTCCCCGCCCACCCTCAGCTCCGTCTCGTCGTCGCCCGGGTGATCTTCGAGCGGAGGGCGCGACGGGACACGGGGCCGAGTTCGTCCACCACCTCCACCAGCACCGCCAGCTGTTCCAGCGCGCCGAGCGCCTGCTCCGCGCCGGCCTCGTCCACCCCGCCGTAGAGTTCCAGCCCCACGAAGGCGGCGGAGAGCGCGCGGGCCAGTCCGGGGATGTCGGCGATCTCGGCGAACGGCGAGCCGGCCAGCAGGCGGTGCAGCACCGATTCGATCTCGTCGATCCAGAGCTGCAACGCGGCCGCGGTGGGGGCGGCCAGGCGTACGTCGTGCTGCGCGCCGGCGAGCAGCTGGGCCAGCACCGACACGTTGCCCAGCCGGCGTTCCTCGGCGTGCAGCGCCCGGCCGACGTCGAGCAGTTCGCGCAGGGAGGTGACGGTGGCGAAGCGGTCGACGTACCGGGCGACCCGCTCGGCGGTGGCGGCCCGGCAGGCGGCGGAGAGCAGTTCGTCGACGCTGCCGAAGTGGTAGAAGATCAGCGCCTGGTTCGCCCCGGCGGCGGCGGCGATGGTCCGGGCCGAGACACCGGCGATGCCGTGTTCACGGATGGCGGTCAGCGCCCCGTCGAGCAGCCGCTGCTTCGTGCTGGACATCGCGCTCCCTCGGTTCCGGCGTACGCCGCTTCGCCAGGTGCGGTGGCGCGATCATCGCGTCGGTCACCACCTGGGCCAGCCAGCCGATCCCGGGCAGCCGGAGCAGCCAGCCGAGATAGGCCCAGCCAAGGTTGACATGTTCCAGTCCGCGGGCGACAGCGGCCACCCCGTCCGCGTGGTACCCGTCGGCCGCCTCGTAGCGGGCCCGGTACAGCGGCGCCGGGTGTGCCCCGGCCGGGGCCAGGGTCAGCCCGACCGGTGAGCGGCGGCGCAGGAAGCCGGCCGTCGCCGCGCACGGTCCGCAGTCCTGGTCCAGCCAGAGGACGGCCGGGGAAGTCTCCGGGTACGGCGCGGCGCGCGGCCACCAGTCACGTACCCGCAGGTGGTAGTCGTGCCAGGGCTGCCCGTACCGGCCGGACAGGTCGTGGCGTTCGTGTGGCCGGGCCACCCCGTAGCCGAACGCGACCGTGGCGAGTGCGGCCACCGCCAGCGCGGTGCTGCCGGTCACCAGCGCCGCGAGCAGCAGTAACAACAGCATGCTGCACTGCATCGGGCTGCCGAGATAGGCGTACGGCCCGGTGCTGACCAGCCGTCGGGGCGGGTCCCAGGGGAACGGTGTGCCGCCGCCGCGCCGGGCGAACTCCAGCACGGCGGCCAGTGCCGGCACCGCCAGCAACAGTCCCACCTGCCCGAGGACGAACAGCCGGGCCGGTGGCAGGCTGGTCAGCCGGGCCCACGAGCCGTCGCCGATTTCGAAGGCGACACTCGGCAGCAGCCAGAGCGTCAGCGCGGTGAAGACGACCAGTTGGAGCACGGTACGGGCACCGAGCCGCCGCTGCCGTACGGTCCACCGGCCGAGCAACTGTGCCGGCAGGGCCACCGCGAGCAGCCCGATGATCTCGCCGATCAGCCAGTCCGGCCCGAGCCGCACCAGCGGGTGCAGGGCCGGCATCGCCGCCGCGTCCAGCCAGAGCAGCAGGCCCAGCGCGATCGGCACCGGCGCGATCCGGTGCAGCAGCACTGGCAGCGGTCCCCACAGCACCGCCCAGCCGAGCCAGAGGTCGATCGGGAAACCGCGGTAGGCACCGTCGACCGACGCGAAGGCGTACCAGTTGGTGTGCAGGCTGACCTCGTGCAGCGCGGCCAGCCCGACCGCGGCGGTGAGGAACGCGAGCAGTGCCCCGACCCCGGCCCGGCGGCCCCCGTCGGTCCACCGGGCCGGGATCATAAGGAGGACGGGCATGGCCAGGCTGACGTAACGGGCGAGGGTCAGGCTCACCGCAGCGCCAGCATGTCCAGCAGGTGGCCGACGCCGGAGTGCATCAGGGCGTCCTGCACCGGCCCGAAGTACCAGGAGGGGTCGAGTCCGCGCCGGTAGCCGACGGTCAGCCGGATCTCGGTGTGCCCCGCGTCCACCGCCCGCCAGCGCAGCTCCGCGTCCTGCCAGGTGATCCAGCGCGCGATGATCGAGCTGTCCTCGACGAAGGTGAAGCCGAGTCGGTCCGGCCCCGTCCCGTCGACCTCGGCGAGCAGGTGGCCGCCGGGTCCGTGGGCGGATCCGTGGTACGCGAACAGCCAGCGGTCGCCCATCGCCAGCCCGTCTCCGGTGACCCGCTCCGGCAGCGGCATCCCGAGCAGCCGCAGCGGTACCGACCGGGCCGGCGTCGCCACCGGTCCCCGGCCCAGTCGTTCCCGCACCTGCTCCGGCGTCAGCGCGACGGTACGGGTCACCACCGTGCTCTGGTCCGGGTTGATCCGGAGTTGGTCGCCGGTGCCCTCGACCCCGCCGAGCAGCAGCAGCGGCAACGGCAGCAGGGCGTACCGCCGGTTGCGATGCTTGCAGAAGTCGATCAGCTCGGCGGTGCCGTGCACGACCGCGTACACCAGGGGTGCGGCCAGGAGCACGCAGATGGCGCCCTCGTGCAGCACTACCGCGCTCATCAGCAGGACGATCGTGGTGACGAGAAACGTCCGACCGTGGGTCGTCCGGGCCGGTACGAGCGCCAGCGCCGCCGCGAGCAGTGCCGGCAGGCCGACGAAGAGCAGGGCGCTGTCGCCTCGTCCACTGCGGACGGCGTAGGCGAAGGTGGCCACGCCGAAGCAGGCGATCAGCCCGGCCAGGATCCAACGGGCGCGACCCGCCGCCGGGGGCAGGTCCGGCGGTGGTGCGGCCAGCGAGGGCTCGGTCATGCTGTTCCTCCCCTGAATTGAGCGATCGCTCAAACGGCACCATAGCCCATGTTTGAGCGACCGCTCAAAGAGGAGTCCGTCAGGCTTCGGCGCGGTAGCGGTGGCCGGCAACGGCGGCGAAGGTGACCTCCGGTCCGTTCCGAACGACCGCTACGGTCCGGCCGGTGTCCAGGTCGACCACGGGCGCGGTGAGCAGCAGCGGGCTGCGTACGGTCAGCTCGCCGGAACTGCCGGCGGCCAGGACGATCCGGGTCGCGACCCGGTCCCGCCACCACACGTCGACGGTGACGTTGCCGCGCGCCCGCAACCCGGTGACCGAGCCCGCCGCCCACCCGCCCGGCAACGCCGGCAGTAGGTCGATGATGTCGTGCTGGCTCTGGAGCAGCATCTCGGCCATGCCGGCGACCGCGCCGAGGTTCCCGTCGAGTTGGAATGGCGGGTGGGTGTCCCAGAGGTTCGGCAGCGTGCTCTCCCGCAGCTGCTCGCCCAGCAGCTTGCGGGCCCGGTCGCCGTCGCGCAGCCGCGCCCAGAAACTGATCTTCCAGGCTTTGCTCCAGCCGGTGCCGCCGTCGCCGCGCGCCTCCAGCGTCACCCTGGCCGCGTCGGCCAGCCCCGGATCGTCCAGGACCCGCAACTGCCGGCCGGGATGCAGCGCGAACAGGTGCGACACGTGCCGGTGGGTGTCGGTCCGGTCGTCCCAGTCGCCCTTCCACTCCTGCACCTGCCCCCAGCAGCCGATCCGCAGCCCCGGATCGAGCCTGTCCAGTGCCGACCGCAGCCGTCCGCGCAGCACCGGATCCCGGTCGAGCAGGGTGGCGGCGGCGAGGGTGTCGGCGAGCAGCTCCCGGACGATCTGCTGCGACATGGCCGCTCCGGCGGTGAAGTCGCCGTGCTCCGGGGAGTAGCTGGGCGACACCACGAGCGTGCCGTCGCGCGGGTCGGTGTGCAGGTTGGCCAGCCAGAACTCGGCCGCCTCCAGCATCGTCGGGTACGCCCGGTCACGCAGGAACCCGACGTCGCGG is a window of Micromonospora sp. NBC_01699 DNA encoding:
- the argJ gene encoding bifunctional glutamate N-acetyltransferase/amino-acid acetyltransferase ArgJ, which gives rise to MSVTAPRGFRAAGVAAGLKTTGSADVALVVNDGPDATAAGVFTTNRVKAAPVLWTEQIIRGGVVRAVVLNSGGANACTGSPGFQDTHATAEQTAASLTGSNARLILGAGEVAVCSTGLIGERLPMDKLLPGVRAAVRGLARDGGLAAAEAIMTTDTRPKTTIVSGTGWTVGGMAKGAGMLAPAMATMLCVLTTDAVAGSEALDTALRAACRVTFDRVDSDGCMSTNDTVLLLASGASGIEPTQAELTAAVTSACHDLAQQLVADAEGATKQIAIDVTEAASEDDAVEVGRSVARNNLVKTALFGNDPNWGRILAAVGTTGATFEPDRIDVAVNGIWVCRSGAAAEDRAKVDLAARDVTIQVRLNAGAEAATIWTNDLSHAYVHENSAYSS
- the argB gene encoding acetylglutamate kinase, with amino-acid sequence MTAHTSAGNGGSPAGSTLSRDLSQAQLKAATLIEALPWLARFSGATVVIKYGGNAMIDPELQRAFAADMVFLRYAGLRPVVVHGGGPQISAMLSRLGIVSEFKGGLRVTTPEAMDVVRMVLVGQVGRELVGLINEHGPYAVGLSGEDARLFTAVRRPAYVNGEAVDIGQVGDVDAVNVDALTDILAAGRIPVISTVAPDVDGVLHNLNADTAAAALAVALEARKLVVLTDVPGLYANWPDTSSLISALTADELAELLPSLESGMVPKMEACLRAVRGGVPAAHVVDGRVAHSTLLEVFTSEGFGTMVSSS
- a CDS encoding acetylornithine transaminase, translating into MTSLVDRWSQAMMDNYGTPSLALVRGNGAVVVDEAGREYIDLLGGIAVNALGHAHPAVVAAVSKQVATLGHVSNLFVAEPPVALAELLLALAGRQGRVYFANSGAEANEAVFKLSRRTGRTHVVSTIGGFHGRTMGALALTGQPTKADPFRPLPGDVTHVPYGDVAALEAAVTDDTAMVILEPIQGESGVVVPPAGYLTAARRITSAHGTLLVLDEVQTGIGRTGHWFAHQAEGVEPDVVTLAKGLGGGLPIGACLAFGPAAELLGPGTHASTFGGNPISCAAALAVVSTIANEGLLDHVKRTGERIRRGVEALGHPLVAEVRGAGLLLGLVLNAPAAPALAGLLRDAGFLTNPVQPGVVRLAPPLILTAEQVDAFLAALPAALDAAAPAPTEASGVPAVTS
- the argF gene encoding ornithine carbamoyltransferase codes for the protein MIRHFQRDDDLTPAEQSEVLDLAGRLKADRFGARPLAGPRAVAVLFDKPSLRTRISFDVGIAELGGHPIIVDTQATHFGRGETLADAGQVLSRYVSAIVLRTHGDARLAELAAGATVPVVNALTDGFHPCQLLADLLTIRERCGGTAGRTLAYVGDAANNMSHSYLLAGATAGMHVRVAGPPGYDPSSAVVSRAAEIAAWTGGSVQVLRDPREAVDGAHVVATDTWTSMGQEGDGRDRLTPFWPYQVNKALLGAAAPEAIVLHCLPAHRGEEITDEVLDGTQSAVFDQAENRLHAQKALLTWLVGVTTAAAGTEPTAPAASATASAGAMAS
- a CDS encoding argininosuccinate synthase, with the translated sequence MTERVVLAYSGGLDTSVAIPYLAEQTGAEVIAVAIDVGQGGEDMNAIRQRALDCGAVESEVVDGREEFAADFCLPALRANALYMDRYPLVSALSRPLIVRHLVEAAKKYGGTIVSHGCTGKGNDQVRFEVGIGALAPDLKVLAPARDFAWTRDKAIAYAEEKGLPIDVTHKSPYSIDQNLWGRAVETGFLEDIWNAPIEDVYSYTANPAEARDPDEVVITFEAGVPVAIDGETVTPYQAIVELNRRAGAQGIGRLDIVEDRLVGIKSREVYEAPGAIALIVAHQELENVTVERDVARFKKSVDQRWAELVYDGLWFSPLKRALDAFIDDTQRYVSGEVRLTLHGGRAVVTGRRSEASLYDFGMATYDTGDTFDQSLAKGFVQLWGLPSRLATARDARLGGSAQ
- the argH gene encoding argininosuccinate lyase; this encodes MAGVDDKSLTENSAGTNRTSLWGGRFAGGPAEALARLSVSVQFDWRLAPYDLAGSRAHARVLAGAGLLDPDELGQILAALDDLEAACASGAFRPTVDDEDVHTALERGLLERLGSLGGKLRAGRSRNDQVATDLRLYLRDHARGVAARLVELADALTEQAGRHLDTPAPGMTHVQHAQPVAFGHWLLAHVQPLLRDLERLRDWDHRTAISPLGAGALAGSGLPLDPAAVAKELGFRSSFANSMDAVADRDFVAEFLFITAMVGVHLSRLGEEVVLWTSQEFGWVELDDSFATGSSIMPQKKNADIAELARGKSGRLVGGLVAVLTMLKGLPLTYDRDMQEDKEPAFDAVDTLQLLLPALAGMISTMTVRVDRLAAAAPVGYSLATEVADWLVRRGVPFRDAHEVTGRLVALCVARDCALDEVSDSDLALVSEHLDPEVRSVLSVRSALAARTTPGSTGPGPVADQLAAVVEQLDGWRVWAIEQVVPR
- a CDS encoding DNA-3-methyladenine glycosylase translates to MVDDARTDLAALLAGPLVPAARGLLNCTLSAGGVTVRLTEVEAYAGTGGDAASHAHRGRTPRNSVMFGPAGYAYVYFTYGMYWCMNVVTGTEGEASAVLLRAGEVVDGLDLARSRRTAVRRDLDLARGPARLCAALGVDRAAYGLFLLGDGPVRLAPPTEPVPAAAIVAGPRVGVTGAHDLPWRFWLSGDPTVSSYRRHVPRNP